In Thermus islandicus DSM 21543, a single window of DNA contains:
- a CDS encoding glycosyltransferase family 4 protein, with protein MARDFRVILVGHALSPYRGSEPGFTWNWAWHLSDHLPVDVVAFPQYREEVEAFLAQYPNPRLRVHWVTLSGWDPWDPARGERGIRLHYIFWLRKAYRLVRSLASEARSPVVVHHVSWGTVSAPPPSPGFPLVWGPVGGGQKAPGAFRALFGRHWPKEALRSLRVASLPWWPGWRSKVAGVSLALATNRETLALLRRGGARRTELFLDTGVPLGFGLGTPPYAPREPGPLRLLWAGRFEPRKALPLALRALRWVRAPVELWVAGGGPMEGLWQEEARRLGLEDRVRFLGRLPWEKMREAFLGAHAFVFTSLRDSFGAVVLEAMAHGLPVVTLDHQGVGSFLPEAAAIKVPVTTPEDTVCLLAKGIDQLAADEALRLRMAQAAWRFAQAERWDRRAERMLVLYEEVLSHAHRRV; from the coding sequence ATGGCTAGGGATTTCCGCGTCATCCTGGTGGGTCACGCCCTCTCCCCCTATAGGGGCTCCGAGCCGGGTTTCACCTGGAACTGGGCGTGGCACCTTTCGGACCACCTGCCTGTGGATGTGGTCGCTTTCCCCCAGTACCGCGAGGAAGTGGAGGCCTTTCTCGCCCAGTATCCTAACCCTCGTCTGCGGGTCCACTGGGTTACGCTTAGCGGTTGGGACCCCTGGGACCCGGCCCGGGGTGAGCGAGGGATCCGACTTCACTACATCTTTTGGCTTAGGAAAGCCTACCGACTTGTCAGAAGCCTGGCTTCAGAAGCCCGCTCTCCTGTCGTAGTACACCACGTTAGCTGGGGTACGGTGAGCGCGCCCCCGCCTTCGCCGGGTTTTCCCCTGGTTTGGGGGCCCGTTGGAGGAGGGCAGAAGGCCCCGGGGGCGTTCCGTGCCCTCTTTGGCCGGCACTGGCCCAAGGAGGCCCTGAGGTCCTTGCGGGTCGCATCGCTTCCCTGGTGGCCCGGTTGGCGAAGCAAGGTAGCCGGAGTGTCCCTGGCTTTGGCCACCAACCGGGAGACCCTTGCGCTTCTTCGCCGGGGCGGCGCTCGGAGGACCGAGCTTTTTTTAGACACGGGCGTACCGCTAGGCTTCGGCCTGGGCACCCCGCCCTATGCGCCCCGGGAACCCGGCCCCTTGCGCCTCTTGTGGGCCGGGCGGTTTGAGCCTAGAAAGGCCCTGCCCTTAGCTCTGAGGGCTTTGCGATGGGTGCGGGCGCCTGTGGAGCTTTGGGTAGCGGGAGGGGGGCCTATGGAAGGGCTTTGGCAAGAGGAGGCCCGGAGGCTAGGGCTGGAAGACCGGGTTCGCTTCTTGGGGCGCCTGCCCTGGGAGAAGATGCGGGAAGCCTTTCTTGGGGCCCATGCCTTTGTGTTCACCAGCTTGCGGGATAGTTTTGGGGCCGTGGTGTTGGAGGCCATGGCTCACGGCCTGCCGGTGGTGACTCTGGACCACCAGGGGGTGGGAAGCTTTCTTCCGGAAGCGGCGGCCATCAAGGTGCCGGTAACGACCCCTGAGGACACCGTCTGCCTTCTCGCAAAAGGCATAGACCAACTGGCCGCTGACGAGGCCCTGCGACTGCGCATGGCCCAGGCCGCCTGGCGCTTCGCCCAGGCGGAACGCTGGGACAGGCGCGCCGAGCGAATGCTCGTGCTTTATGAGGAGGTTCTTTCGCATGCGCATCGCCGTGTTTGA